The Deinococcus koreensis genome window below encodes:
- a CDS encoding acyl-CoA thioesterase: protein MLELVFPKDTNYHGTAFGGWVLSLMDKAASVAAVRHGGGNVVTARMDGVDFHVPIRVGDAVALDAQVVKVGRSSMTIRVDVYREHMPTGEQELATTGTFVFVALDEQGRPRPVPPLAEGHDSRAADPDPEARP from the coding sequence ATGCTGGAACTGGTGTTTCCCAAGGACACCAACTACCACGGCACGGCCTTCGGCGGCTGGGTGCTGTCGCTGATGGACAAGGCGGCCAGCGTGGCGGCGGTGCGCCACGGCGGCGGCAACGTGGTGACCGCGCGCATGGACGGCGTGGACTTCCACGTGCCGATCCGGGTGGGGGACGCCGTGGCGCTCGATGCCCAGGTCGTGAAGGTGGGCCGCTCGTCCATGACCATCCGGGTGGACGTGTACCGCGAGCACATGCCGACCGGTGAGCAGGAGCTGGCGACCACCGGCACCTTCGTCTTCGTGGCGCTCGATGAGCAGGGCCGGCCCCGCCCGGTGCCCCCGCTGGCCGAAGGGCACGACAGCCGCGCCGCCGACCCCGACCCCGAGGCGCGGCCTTGA